ACTCCTTTGTACTACATCATGGCTCACTTTAGCCGGTTTATAAGACCCGGTGCCGTGAGAATTGGTTTTGAACATTCAGATCAAGACCTCATGGTAACAGCAGCCCAAAATCCCGATGGAGACATTGCAGTTGTCTTGTTTAATCCTACCAACGAAGCAAAGGGACTCCAAATTAGTTTATCCGGAAAAACTACCCGATTGGTCATTAGCGCCAAAGCAATTCAAACCATGCTGATTTCAGATAATAAATAATACTCCAAATAGCAAACATTTTAAACATTACATCATGTCGCATTATACAACTGCTCCAAAAGACAGAGTACCTATCATTCAAAAAGCAGCCTATGGTGCCGGGTCTTTAATCAATAATTTACTGCCGGGCGCATTAGGGGTGTTCTCTTTCTTTTTATTAACTGCATTTGGCATGGATCCTTTTCTTGCCGGGTTGCTTGGCGGTTTGCCAAGAATATATGATGCCATTACCGACCCTATCATGGGGTATATATCCGATAATACCAAATCTAAATGGGGGCGCAGAAAGCCGTATATTTTTATAGGCGCAATAATGAGTGGCTTGTTTTTTATGGCATTGTGGCAACTGCATCCTGAGAATTCACAGACATACAATTTCTGGTACTTTCTTATTTTCTCCTTAATATACCTGACCGGCAATACTATATTTTCTACTCCGCTGATAGGGCTTGGATATGAAATGACCTCTGATTACAGCGAGCGCACCCGTTTGATGGGGTTTGCACAAACTATCGGGCAAGTTGCATGGATGATAGTACCCTGGTTTTGGGTAATTATTGCCAACCCTAATTTATTTGAAACACAGGCGGAAGGTGTTCGTACATTTGCTGTCATAGTTGGGGCAGCATGTATGATTATTGGTATAATGCCGGCTATATTTTGTAAAGAAGTAGATCAAACCAACCTCTTCAACAGAGATGATATTACCTTCAAAAAACTATACCAAAATTTAAAGGGGCTTTTAAAAAACATGGTGTTGATTTTTGAAAACAAATCATTTTTAAGATTATGTGGTGCTACGTTTTTAGTGTTCAATGGTTTTCAGATGGTTGCCTCTTTTAGTTATTTTATCATTGTTTTTTACATGTTTCAGGGCGATTATGGCGCAGCCGGTACTTGGCCGGCTTGGTTTTCTACTATCAGTGCCATCACTACTGCGCTTTTGATTATTCCTGTAATTACCTGGATGGCAAATAAATGGGGGAAAAGAAAGGCCTTTATCATCTCTACCGCTATTTCTATGGTAGGATACTTATTAAAATGGTGGGGATTTGATCCCGATAATCATTGGCTTATTTTCATGCCTATTCCATTTATGGTGTTTGGAATTGGGGGGCTTTTTACCCTCATGATGAGTATGACAGCCGATGTATGCGACTTGGATGAATTGAATAACGGCATGCCCCGAAAAGAAGGCACCTTTGGCGCTATTTATTGGTGGATGGTTAAACTCGGTCAAGGACTTGCCTTAGTGCTTGGAGGATTGGTTCTGAAAATGGTTGGCTTTGATCAAAAAGCCACTGTTCAGGCTGCCGAAACCTTAACGCGGTTAAGGCTTGCCGACATTTTTATTCCTGCAATTACCGCCGGAATGGCAATTTTGGTGATGTGGAATTACGATTTAAGCGAGGAAAAAGCGAGGGAAATTAAAAACGAACTGGTGAAAAGACGAGGCGAATTGTAATCATCCCTTCTTTAACCTTTTAACACTTTCACTATATCTTTTAAACCTTTTTCAATATGTCATTTAGGGAAGAAAAATTCTTAAAGTTCAAGGAATTGGGCTATCCGGCAGGAGAAAGCTATTTAGCTGAAATGTCTGAGGGAGACATTGAAAATTTATTTCTGGAAGTATTGTACAATGGTGTTCATGGCTTTTGCTTCAGCTTGTACGAAGATGGTCAAAAACCCGGCGATATCATTTCGGAAGAACAAATTAACCGTAGAATGCAAATTCTAAAACGATATACGTCCTGGGTGAGGTCGTTTTCTTGTATTGAAGGCAACGAATTTATACCCAAATTAGCCAAAGAAGCAGGACTGAAAACCTTAGTAGGCGCTTGGTTGGGAAGCGACAAGGAAAAAAACCGGCAAGAAATTGATGGGCTTATTCAATTAGCCAAAGAAGGATATGTAGATATTGCGGCAGTAGGAAACGAAGTCCTTTACCGGAATGATTTAACAGAAAATGAACTGTTGGACTACATTGAACTGGTTAAAAAAGAAATTCCGGAAGTGCCGGTCGGCTATGTAGACGCCTATTACGAATTTGTCAAAAGACCCGAAATAACAGAGCGCTGCGACATCCTTTTGTGCAATTGTTACCCCTATTGGGAGGGCACTGCTTTCAAAGATTCGTTGCATCACATGCAACAAATGTATCAACAAGTAAAAAACGTAGCAGATGGGAAAAAAGTAGTGATTACAGAAACAGGTTGGCCAAGCAAAGGGAAAGAATTAGGCAAAGCTGTTCCAACACATCTTAATGCCATGAAATATTTCATCAACACCCAACTTTGGGCACATGATAAAAATATTGAGGTATTCTACTTCTCCTCATTTGATGAGTCGTGGAAGGTGAGTGTAGAAGGTGAAGTTGGCGCATATTGGGGGATTTGGGATAGCAACGGGATGTTAAAATTTTAGCCGTCAAAACATGTACAACACTCTAAAAATATCGCCGGATAGGGCAATTTGTTATTCGGGTTTCAGAGAAGGGCAATGCCCCGGCGGGCTTTACCCAAGCTATGCCGAAGTAAAAGAGGATTTACTGCTGTTGCACCAACATTGGAAATATCTGAGGTTATTTGATTGCGACCAACATGCGCAAACTGTTCTCGATGTGATTGTTAAAGAAAAGTTGGACTTCAAAATAATGCTTGGTGCATACATTGAAGCTGAAATGAACAATTTTAATTGTCCTTGGAACGGCGGCGTTTACTCGGAAGAACAATTGGAAGAGAACATCATCAGCAACAAGAAAAAAATTATCCGATTAGCTGAAATGGGTAATCAATACCCTGAAATCATTTTTGCATTGTCTGTTGGAAATGAGGCCTGTGTGGAATGGACAGATCATTACGTGCCTGAAAACAAAGTGTCGGAGTATGTAAAAACTGTTAAAAAAACAGCTATACAACCCGTTACTTTTTGTGAAAACTATGTGCCCTGGTTATTAAAATTAGAAAAACTGGCTGAAGAAGTTGATTTTATCTCTATTCATACTTATCCGGTTTGGGAATACAAGCATATTCGTGAAGCCCTGGATTTTACCAAAGAAAATTACTATTCCGTAGCCAAAAAATACCCTCATAAAGAGGTGGTTATTACCGAAGCAGGTTGGGCGACCAATTCCAACGGAAGAGGTATTGACCCTGAACATGTAAATGAAGTGCATCAGCAAATTTATTTTGAAAAACTGATGGATTGGACAGAAAAAGAAAACATCACTACTTTCTTTTTTGAAGCATTTGACGAAAGTTGGAAAGGGTCGCACGAACCCATGGAACCCGAAAAACATTGGGGGTTGTTTAAAATTGACCGAACCCCTAAGTTAGCTTTGAAACACTACCTTAAAAGAAATTTAACAACGCCATAATTTGGGTGTTGCCATTTATTTATTTACTAAATTTTATTTGTCATGAAAAAATTTACATTTTTTTTGCTTGCTTTTATAGCATCAGCAATGAGTTTTGCACAAAATGCTCCTGTCAATTTT
This is a stretch of genomic DNA from Sphingobacteriales bacterium. It encodes these proteins:
- a CDS encoding MFS transporter, whose translation is MSHYTTAPKDRVPIIQKAAYGAGSLINNLLPGALGVFSFFLLTAFGMDPFLAGLLGGLPRIYDAITDPIMGYISDNTKSKWGRRKPYIFIGAIMSGLFFMALWQLHPENSQTYNFWYFLIFSLIYLTGNTIFSTPLIGLGYEMTSDYSERTRLMGFAQTIGQVAWMIVPWFWVIIANPNLFETQAEGVRTFAVIVGAACMIIGIMPAIFCKEVDQTNLFNRDDITFKKLYQNLKGLLKNMVLIFENKSFLRLCGATFLVFNGFQMVASFSYFIIVFYMFQGDYGAAGTWPAWFSTISAITTALLIIPVITWMANKWGKRKAFIISTAISMVGYLLKWWGFDPDNHWLIFMPIPFMVFGIGGLFTLMMSMTADVCDLDELNNGMPRKEGTFGAIYWWMVKLGQGLALVLGGLVLKMVGFDQKATVQAAETLTRLRLADIFIPAITAGMAILVMWNYDLSEEKAREIKNELVKRRGEL
- a CDS encoding glycosyl hydrolase; the encoded protein is MSFREEKFLKFKELGYPAGESYLAEMSEGDIENLFLEVLYNGVHGFCFSLYEDGQKPGDIISEEQINRRMQILKRYTSWVRSFSCIEGNEFIPKLAKEAGLKTLVGAWLGSDKEKNRQEIDGLIQLAKEGYVDIAAVGNEVLYRNDLTENELLDYIELVKKEIPEVPVGYVDAYYEFVKRPEITERCDILLCNCYPYWEGTAFKDSLHHMQQMYQQVKNVADGKKVVITETGWPSKGKELGKAVPTHLNAMKYFINTQLWAHDKNIEVFYFSSFDESWKVSVEGEVGAYWGIWDSNGMLKF
- a CDS encoding glycosyl hydrolase, with translation MYNTLKISPDRAICYSGFREGQCPGGLYPSYAEVKEDLLLLHQHWKYLRLFDCDQHAQTVLDVIVKEKLDFKIMLGAYIEAEMNNFNCPWNGGVYSEEQLEENIISNKKKIIRLAEMGNQYPEIIFALSVGNEACVEWTDHYVPENKVSEYVKTVKKTAIQPVTFCENYVPWLLKLEKLAEEVDFISIHTYPVWEYKHIREALDFTKENYYSVAKKYPHKEVVITEAGWATNSNGRGIDPEHVNEVHQQIYFEKLMDWTEKENITTFFFEAFDESWKGSHEPMEPEKHWGLFKIDRTPKLALKHYLKRNLTTP